The Euphorbia lathyris chromosome 3, ddEupLath1.1, whole genome shotgun sequence genome contains a region encoding:
- the LOC136223181 gene encoding probable aspartyl protease At4g16563, whose amino-acid sequence MASLSLLCYLLLHFLLSISSSSSKITIPLSHNSFTTQNPFQNLNQLVLSSISRAHHLKNPNPHPHPAKTQLFSHSYGGYSISLSFGTPPQTMSFVMDTGSDFVWFPCTNHYLCKNCTFHSSAGKISPFIPKRSLSSKIIGCKNPKCSWIHYAQLHCPQCDNNNRRNCSQICPPYFILYGSGSTGGIAISETLHVNALKFPNFLVGCSVFSSRQPAGIAGFGRGPLSLPNQLGLTKFSYCLISHKFDDTPKSSALVLDSDYNSGTKTTELMYTPFVENPKVKDRPSFAVYYYIGLRRISVGGRSVKIPYKYLSPGKDGNGGTVIDSGTTFTFMAGDAFEKLSSEVISQVKKYKRAVVAERLTGLKPCFNVSGDKILGFPKLTLHFKGGADVELPTENSFAFVGEDVACLTVVSDGVEGPEERSGPGIILGNFQMQNFHVEYDLRNQRLGFKKELCK is encoded by the coding sequence ATGGCTTCTCTTTCTCTGCTCTgctatcttcttcttcattttcttctttcaATTTCATCTTCCTCATCCAAAATCACCATTCCCCTTTCCCACAACTCCTTCACAACCCAAAACCCATTTCAAAACCTCAATCAATTAGTCCTATCCTCCATTTCCAGAGCTCAccatctcaaaaaccctaatcCCCATCCTCATCCTGCTAAAACTCAACTCTTTTCTCACAGCTATGGCGGTTACTCAATCTCTCTTTCCTTCGGAACTCCACCTCAAACGATGTCGTTTGTCATGGATACCGGTAGTGACTTCGTCTGGTTCCCTTGTACAAATCATTACCTCTGTAAAAACTGCACATTCCACTCCTCCGCCGGGAAAATCTCTCCTTTTATCCCTAAACGCTCCTTATCTTCAAAGATAATCGGCTGCAAAAACCCTAAATGTTCTTGGATTCATTACGCCCAATTACACTGTCCACAATGTGATAATAACAACAGAAGAAATTGCTCCCAGATTTGCCCGCCGTATTTTATTCTCTACGGCTCAGGTTCCACCGGCGGCATTGCAATCTCCGAGACTCTTCATGTTAATGCCCTAAAATTCCCCAATTTTCTCGTTGGGTGCTCTGTTTTCTCTTCCCGCCAACCCGCCGGAATAGCGGGTTTCGGCCGGGGACCTTTGTCTCTACCGAATCAACTTGGTCTCACTAAGTTCTCTTACTGCTTAATTTCTCATAAATTCGATGATACACCGAAAAGCAGCGCTCTCGTTCTTGATTCTGATTACAACAGCGGTACGAAAACTACGGAATTGATGTATACTCCGTTCGTTGAGAACCCTAAGGTTAAGGATAGGCCTTCGTTTGCGGTTTATTACTACATAGGTCTCCGGCGGATAAGCGTTGGGGGGCGGAGTGTGAAGATTCCTTACAAGTATCTGTCGCCGGGGAAGGACGGCAATGGCGGTACTGTTATTGATTCAGGGACAACCTTCACTTTCATGGCGGGAGATGCGTTTGAGAAATTGAGCAGTGAGGTGATTTCACAGGTGAAGAAGTATAAGAGAGCTGTTGTGGCTGAACGATTGACTGGTCTGAAACCCTGTTTCAATGTTTCCGGCGATAAAATTCTAGGGTTTCCGAAATTGACACTTCATTTTAAGGGCGGCGCAGATGTGGAATTGCCGACTGAGAATTCTTTTGCGTTTGTTGGAGAAGATGTTGCTTGCTTGACGGTGGTCAGCGACGGCGTGGAAGGTCCGGAGGAGAGAAGTGGGCCGGGGATTATATTGGGGAATTTTCAGATGCAGAATTTTCATGTGGAGTATGATTTGAGGAATCAGAGGTTAGGGTTTAAGAAGGAGCTCTGCAAGTGA